The following coding sequences are from one Anguilla anguilla isolate fAngAng1 chromosome 12, fAngAng1.pri, whole genome shotgun sequence window:
- the LOC118209286 gene encoding P2Y purinoceptor 14-like yields the protein MNMDSPNITAPLVNRTDFSSVFTHRVLPVLYSLICAAGLVLNLLAAWIFLRVPCCSGLVVYLKNMVVADLLMLVSYPWRVATLLELGSWRLHVVVCRYTAVLFYSSMYVSIMFLGLISLERYVKIVQPSGPRSSALLQKVAVARVLSALTWGLGMLTLLPNSLLTSLPADEESSKDCMRLKTPLGIQWHSASIYLCVGIFWATFLLLGFCYTSIARRVYQSHRRVRRNSCKAHRKSNRSIFSILLVFFICFVPYHVCRVPYTISQTSHVVFSERSRFLLYQVKEGTLFLSALNVCLDPVIYFLTCRTFRESLLRKFSHSVADARRSSVTDGHSVSNM from the coding sequence ATGAACATGGACTCCCCTAACATCACAGCTCCCCTCGTGAacaggacggatttcagcagcGTGTTCACCCACAGGGTTCTGCCCGTCCTGTATAGCCTCATCTGTGCGGCAGGCCTGGTTCTGAACCTGCTGGCTGCCTGGATCTTCTTGCGGGTGCCCTGCTGCTCGGGGCTGGTGGTGTATCTGAAGAACATGGTGGTGGCCGACCTGCTGATGCTGGTGTCCTACCCGTGGCGCGTGGCCACCTTGCTGGAGCTGGGCAGCTGGCGCCTCCATGTGGTGGTGTGCCGCTACACCGCCGTGCTCTTCTACTCCAGCATGTACGTGAGCATCATGTTCCTGGGCCTGATTAGCCTGGAGCGCTACGTGAAGATCGTGCAGCCGTCCGGCCCCCGCTCCTCCGCCCTCCTGCAGAAAGTGGCCGTCGCCCGGGTGCTGTCCGCGCTCACCTGGGGCCTGGGAATGTTGACGCTGCTGCCCAACTCTCTGCTGACCAGCCTGCCTGCGGACGAGGAGAGCTCCAAGGACTGCATGCGCCTCAAGACCCCGCTGGGCATCCAGTGGCACAGCGCGTCCATCTACCTGTGCGTGGGCATCTTCTGGGCCACCTTCCTGCTGCTGGGCTTCTGCTACACCTCCATCGCGCGCCGGGTGTACCAGTCCCACCGGCGGGTGAGGAGGAACAGCTGCAAGGCGCACAGGAAGTCCAACCGCAGCATCTTCAGCATCCTGCTGGTCTTCTTCATCTGCTTTGTGCCGTACCACGTCTGCCGAGTCCCCTACACGATCAGCCAGACCTCGCACGTGGTCTTCAGCGAGCGCAGCCGCTTCCTGCTCTACCAGGTGAAGGAAGGGACTCTCTTCCTGTCCGCGCTCAACGTCTGCCTGGACCCCGTCATCTACTTCCTCACGTGCAGGACTTTCCGCGAGTCGCTGCTCAGGAAGTTCTCCCACAGTGTGGCTGACGCTAGGAGATCATCAGTGACCGATGGCCACAGTGTCAGCAACATGTGA